From Candidatus Eremiobacteraceae bacterium, one genomic window encodes:
- a CDS encoding PD-(D/E)XK nuclease family protein codes for MVSPLPDRAWSLVSAPAGRRTAVAAALAELAHGDSRAFARDAAFIDGFFALSIAAEQQKVDDSALAVAAAEGDPASAMLAQVLLAARRYAARSTANENEKAVESGGMPRNKAKARICGLLQAAVADDDESVIRWLASPEVGLDIAQIRAAQIACQGSSLLSTLAQTLNCFRGRDVRDRAMRAARGLRAVSTVLDAHGATVAAVARVAVTAMDSIDGNSGTVESGAADEIGFAAEDSDRVWEVHPRPPPARERVRLLLDALVRADAATAAWPIARPSFMHGSGGRGAAMHQLSVAPSDDDPIPWEWPAAEVARAVIAPPMTFSASRLNAFVKCGRQWFFEYLCDAVEDRGSIHATYGKAVHQALEALHRDIREPAAVDQRVLEDRFLREIDAAFGSMRPDFASQFEYEVSRLQARRAAPKYVDWLVKQAAAAPMEIVEVESINRLHAGGHDFIGYIDRIDRPAGGGAVTIFDYKTGRVPDDLRAYLEAVRTGEEAQLALYYFMRRARGDQVARVALVSIRDIHDDVRVIALDIVEDGANPPPLRAGTAACSRATLDASLAALIRRCDLLTRDGLAHFGVGSDPPCRFCAYLPACRERPPDRESIFVR; via the coding sequence ATGGTCTCGCCGCTCCCCGACCGGGCGTGGTCGCTCGTGAGCGCTCCGGCGGGGCGTAGAACGGCGGTTGCAGCTGCGCTCGCCGAACTTGCGCACGGCGATAGCCGGGCGTTCGCGCGGGATGCGGCGTTCATCGACGGGTTCTTCGCGTTGTCCATCGCTGCAGAGCAGCAGAAGGTCGACGATTCGGCGCTGGCTGTGGCGGCGGCCGAAGGCGATCCTGCATCGGCAATGCTCGCACAGGTGCTGCTGGCCGCGCGGCGCTACGCTGCTCGAAGTACGGCGAACGAGAACGAGAAGGCGGTTGAAAGCGGCGGCATGCCGCGGAACAAGGCGAAGGCACGGATATGCGGTCTGCTCCAAGCCGCTGTAGCGGATGATGACGAGAGCGTGATTCGTTGGCTCGCGTCACCCGAGGTCGGCCTCGATATCGCGCAAATCCGCGCGGCGCAGATCGCATGCCAAGGATCGTCGCTGCTTTCGACGCTGGCGCAGACGCTCAACTGCTTTCGCGGCCGCGACGTCCGCGATCGCGCCATGCGCGCAGCGCGCGGTTTGCGCGCGGTCTCCACCGTGCTCGATGCTCACGGCGCGACCGTCGCGGCGGTCGCGCGCGTTGCGGTCACCGCGATGGATTCGATCGACGGCAATTCCGGTACCGTTGAATCCGGCGCAGCCGATGAGATCGGCTTCGCGGCGGAAGATTCGGATCGCGTGTGGGAAGTTCACCCGCGTCCGCCGCCTGCGCGCGAGCGCGTCCGCCTCCTGCTCGACGCGCTCGTCCGCGCGGATGCGGCGACCGCAGCGTGGCCAATCGCTCGTCCTTCGTTCATGCACGGAAGTGGTGGTCGAGGAGCCGCCATGCATCAGCTATCCGTCGCGCCTTCCGATGATGATCCAATACCATGGGAGTGGCCGGCCGCGGAGGTCGCTCGAGCCGTCATCGCTCCGCCGATGACGTTTTCCGCTTCGCGCCTCAACGCGTTCGTGAAGTGCGGGAGGCAGTGGTTCTTCGAGTATCTGTGCGACGCGGTCGAGGATCGCGGCTCGATCCATGCCACATACGGCAAAGCCGTCCATCAGGCGCTCGAAGCGTTGCATCGCGATATCCGCGAGCCGGCAGCCGTCGACCAACGCGTGTTAGAGGACCGGTTCCTGCGCGAGATCGATGCCGCGTTCGGCTCGATGCGGCCGGATTTCGCATCGCAATTCGAATACGAGGTCTCGCGCCTCCAGGCACGCCGCGCCGCGCCGAAATATGTCGACTGGCTCGTCAAGCAGGCTGCCGCGGCGCCGATGGAAATCGTCGAGGTCGAGTCGATCAATCGTCTGCACGCCGGCGGGCACGATTTCATCGGGTATATCGATCGCATCGACCGGCCGGCCGGCGGCGGCGCGGTGACGATCTTCGACTACAAGACAGGACGCGTGCCCGATGACCTGCGCGCATATCTCGAAGCGGTGCGAACGGGCGAAGAAGCGCAGCTCGCTCTGTATTACTTCATGCGCCGGGCGCGCGGCGACCAAGTGGCGAGGGTCGCGCTCGTCTCCATTCGCGACATCCACGACGACGTGCGCGTCATCGCACTCGACATCGTCGAGGACGGCGCGAACCCGCCGCCGCTTCGCGCTGGGACGGCAGCATGTTCGCGCGCGACGCTCGATGCGTCGCTGGCCGCGCTCATCCGGCGCTGCGATCTGCTGACGCGCGACGGCTTGGCGCATTTCGGGGTGGGTTCGGACCCGCCGTGCCGCTTCTGCGCCTATCTGCCTGCCTGCCGCGAACGTCCACCGGATCGGGAATCGATTTTTGTCCGCTGA